In Colletotrichum higginsianum IMI 349063 chromosome 1, whole genome shotgun sequence, one genomic interval encodes:
- a CDS encoding Lysophospholipase a, protein MASTAVLASPVAPDSSFNWKNIEYVLTFGDSYTFVQGTEGRWAYSFIGSQLNISFTPEQLLGDRIVPGQNTSSAGGPNWVQELTGCKEGVPLHWNHTISYEKQIEQWDTWGKPVIDADAGKTLVASWIGINDINDMASFKLPFNGLSTWEELFTAVVAEQFAALETVYEAGYRHFLFLNLPPLDKNPASQLNPARLPNTSMIKTYNEAVNQTARAFSEKHPGATALVFDTYGWLTRVFDDAAAYGITNTTSFCPQYKAWDIETNYAAYGCQPIGEYFWYNSGHITYTAHHALAGKVDEFLAEKSVGRCGGRNRTESAWGTRWIGGEST, encoded by the exons atggcctcgacggccgttCTCGCCTCTCCGGTGGCACCTGACAGCTCTTTCAACTGGAAAAACATAGAATACGT ACTCACCTTTGGCGACTCGTACACGTTCGTCCAGGGGACCGAGGGCCGCTGGGCCTACAGCTTCATCGGCTCCCAGCTCAACATCTCCTTCACGCCggagcagctcctcggcgaccgcATCGTCCCGGGCCAGAACACCTCGTCCGCCGGCGGCCCGAACTGGGTCCAGGAGCTGACGGGGTGCAAGGAAGG CGTACCCTTGCACTGGAACCACACCATCTCGTACGAGAAGCAGATCGAACAGTGGGACACGTGGGGGAAGcccgtcatcgacgccgacgccggcaagACGCTGGTGGCGTCGTGGATCGGCATCAACGACATCAACGACATGGCCAGCTTCAAGCTCCCCTTCAACGGGCTGAGCACGTGGGAGGAGCTcttcaccgccgtcgtcgccgagcagtTCGCGGCGCTCGAGACCGTGTACGAGGCCGGGTACCGCCACTTTCTCTTCCTAAACCTGCCGCCCCTCGACAAGAAT CCCGCCTCTCAGCTGAACCCGGCGCGTCTCCCCAACACGTCCATGATCAAGACGTACAACGAGGCCGTCAACCAGACCGCCCGGGCCTTTTCGGAGAAGCACCCCGGCGCGACGGCGCTCGTCTTCGACACGTACGGCTGGCTCACGCGCGTCTTtgacgacgcggcggcgtACGGCATCACCAACACCACGTCCTTCTGCCCGCAGTACAAGGCGTGGGACATCGAGACCAACTACGCCGCGTACGGGTGCCAGCCGATCGGCGAGTACTTCTGGTACAACTCGGGCCACATCACGTACACGGCGCACCATGCTTTGGCCGGCAAGGTGGACGAGTTCCTGGCGGAGAAGAGCGTTGGACGCTGCGGCGGGAGGAACCGGACGGAGAGCGCGTGGGGGACGCGGTGGATCGGTGGCGAATCGACCTAG